In a genomic window of Theropithecus gelada isolate Dixy chromosome 15, Tgel_1.0, whole genome shotgun sequence:
- the LOC112607971 gene encoding stimulated by retinoic acid gene 6 protein-like, which yields MLSKNTRTRQLNGTCTSSVDMELFLHYSLIPSLFIILILSFLQRREHRRQRDDTSYLLGNRFGIIMPLDFVGTFSNRWSYGIAFGATANKVMFLFSEGYQPLQIPQWAQGTRAASHLLETTSWKFLLSETTWPTLSGIRG from the exons ATGCTTTCCAAAAACACCAG GACCAGGCAGTTAAATGGCACCTGTACCAGCTCGGTGGACATGGAGCTCTTCCTTCATTACTCCCTCATCCCATCA CTCTTCATCATTTTGATCTTGTCCTTCCTCCAAAGACGAGAGCATCGTAGACAGAGAGATGATACCTCTTACCTGCTGGGGAACCGCTTTGGCATTATCAT GCCTCTGGACTTCGTGGGCACTTTCAGTAACCGATGGTCCTATGGAATCGCCTTTGGGGCCACAGCTAATAAGGTCATGTTTTTGTTCTCAGAAGGCTACCAGCCCCTGCAGATCCCGCAGTGGGCCCAAGGTACTAGGGCTGCCTCACACCTGCTGGAAACTACATCATGGAAATTCTTGCTCTCAGAGACCACATGGCCCACGCTCTCTGGGATTAGGGGCTAA